A section of the Rhodobacteraceae bacterium M382 genome encodes:
- a CDS encoding divergent polysaccharide deacetylase family protein, translating into MRGFLGGVSIGAIVAVIGAVGLSVMTPLPPRPEVAVESPDVVIQPRDADVSLSKPAGQDADLVEAAPTAPKDTDPSAGDLTALAPSVMEPADKPQVGAASEAIPVLDPEASAPEMTGSQDQPVVPSDTPEQTPDTPGAETAVSTAVANPAQPSVPQVVPEGSGFAEPAPADPESSDLTKQTDPAPDVAETVEPLEPATEAAPQVDTSVVEATPEATTEAAPEQPARIAALPQTGAGTTGTGAQIGTPVVPLTDRGADPENTSEPVSDGAPSADIAPTSRPFEAFAAPFDNPEGKPLMSILLIDDEQAIGAEALLDFPYPLSFAIDPSDPDATDKMARYRAAGFEVVAMTNFAAAATATDAETALEVWFASLPETVAVLEGTGSGIQGNRALSDQVTAVVKDTGRGLITQDRGLNTVQKLAQRDGVPSGVVFRDFDGAGQTPTVMRRFLDQAAFRAGQQGAVIMLGRVRPDTISALLLWGLQDRASRVALAPISASLALKAE; encoded by the coding sequence ATGCGTGGATTTCTGGGTGGCGTCAGTATTGGGGCAATAGTTGCGGTGATCGGTGCGGTCGGGTTGTCGGTGATGACGCCCTTGCCGCCCCGGCCTGAGGTTGCAGTGGAGTCACCCGATGTGGTGATCCAGCCGCGCGATGCGGATGTCAGCCTGTCAAAACCGGCGGGTCAGGATGCGGATCTGGTCGAGGCGGCACCAACAGCGCCCAAGGACACAGACCCATCGGCTGGCGATCTGACAGCGTTGGCCCCATCGGTGATGGAACCGGCGGACAAACCCCAGGTGGGCGCGGCCTCGGAAGCCATCCCTGTTCTCGACCCCGAGGCCTCGGCACCGGAAATGACCGGCAGTCAGGATCAACCGGTGGTCCCATCGGACACACCCGAACAGACCCCGGATACCCCAGGCGCGGAAACTGCAGTGTCCACAGCCGTTGCCAATCCGGCGCAACCGTCCGTGCCACAGGTGGTCCCGGAAGGATCCGGTTTCGCCGAGCCGGCCCCTGCGGATCCCGAGAGTTCGGATCTGACCAAACAAACGGACCCGGCACCCGATGTCGCGGAAACGGTGGAACCCCTGGAGCCCGCAACCGAGGCCGCGCCACAAGTTGATACCTCGGTGGTCGAAGCCACACCCGAAGCCACGACCGAAGCCGCGCCAGAGCAACCTGCCCGGATTGCGGCCCTGCCGCAGACCGGAGCCGGAACCACCGGCACCGGCGCTCAGATCGGGACGCCGGTTGTTCCTTTGACCGACCGGGGTGCGGACCCCGAGAACACATCGGAGCCGGTCAGTGATGGTGCGCCATCCGCTGACATCGCACCAACTTCGCGACCGTTCGAAGCCTTTGCCGCGCCCTTTGACAACCCAGAGGGCAAGCCGTTGATGTCAATTCTTTTGATTGATGATGAACAGGCAATCGGTGCCGAAGCGTTGCTGGATTTTCCCTATCCGCTGAGCTTTGCAATCGACCCGTCCGACCCGGATGCAACGGACAAGATGGCCCGCTATCGCGCCGCCGGGTTTGAAGTGGTGGCGATGACGAATTTTGCGGCTGCGGCCACGGCAACGGATGCTGAAACAGCCCTGGAGGTCTGGTTTGCCAGCCTGCCTGAAACGGTCGCAGTATTGGAAGGCACCGGGAGCGGTATTCAGGGCAACCGGGCGCTGTCCGATCAGGTGACGGCGGTGGTCAAAGACACCGGGCGTGGGCTGATCACCCAGGACCGGGGGCTCAATACCGTGCAGAAGCTGGCGCAGCGGGACGGGGTGCCGTCAGGTGTGGTGTTCCGGGACTTTGACGGAGCCGGTCAGACACCGACAGTGATGCGACGGTTTCTGGATCAGGCCGCGTTCCGCGCCGGTCAGCAGGGTGCCGTGATCATGTTGGGTCGGGTCCGCCCGGATACGATTTCGGCGCTGTTGCTGTGGGGATTGCAGGATCGGGCCAGCCGGGTTGCCCTGGCTCCGATTTCGGCCAGCCTGGCGCTGAAGGCAGAGTAA
- a CDS encoding alpha/beta hydrolase produces the protein MPHLTVNGVRLHYTDSGQGDETIVFSHGLLMSGRMFDAQVAQFSSRYRCITYDHRGQGNSDAPLDGYDMETVAEDAAALIRELANGPVHFAGLSMGGFVGMRLALRHPELLRSLIILESSADPEPEDNKPKYRKMNFVARWFGLGVVVDKVMPIMFGQSFLTDPARAAQKAQWRDRIKANDRKGIVRAVNGVIDRVGVYQDLDQISTPTLILVGDEDVATVPAKSERMRDAIAGAEMHLIPGAGHSATIEEPAAVNAHIKAFLARV, from the coding sequence ATGCCCCATCTCACGGTCAATGGCGTGCGTCTACATTACACCGACAGCGGGCAGGGGGATGAAACCATCGTCTTTTCCCATGGTCTGTTGATGAGCGGCAGGATGTTTGACGCCCAGGTGGCGCAGTTCAGCAGCCGCTATCGCTGTATCACCTATGACCATCGGGGGCAGGGCAACAGCGACGCCCCCCTAGATGGCTATGACATGGAAACCGTGGCCGAAGACGCGGCCGCGTTAATCCGGGAGCTTGCAAACGGGCCGGTGCATTTTGCGGGGCTGTCGATGGGCGGTTTTGTGGGTATGCGTCTGGCGCTGCGCCATCCGGAGCTGCTGCGCTCGCTGATCATTCTGGAAAGCTCGGCCGACCCCGAGCCGGAAGACAACAAGCCCAAGTATCGCAAGATGAATTTCGTCGCCCGTTGGTTCGGTTTGGGGGTCGTGGTCGACAAGGTGATGCCGATCATGTTCGGGCAAAGTTTCCTGACCGACCCGGCGCGGGCCGCGCAAAAGGCGCAGTGGCGCGACCGGATCAAGGCCAACGATCGCAAGGGGATCGTTCGGGCAGTCAACGGGGTAATCGACCGGGTGGGCGTGTACCAGGACCTGGACCAGATCAGCACACCAACGCTGATCCTGGTGGGGGACGAAGATGTGGCCACGGTTCCGGCCAAATCCGAACGGATGCGTGATGCGATTGCGGGGGCTGAAATGCACCTGATACCGGGTGCCGGACATTCGGCGACCATCGAAGAGCCCGCAGCCGTCAACGCCCATATCAAAGCCTTCCTGGCGCGCGTCTGA
- the trpE gene encoding anthranilate synthase component I: protein MALTPDFDSFARAYEAGENQVVYTRLAADLDTPVSLMLKLTGAQKDAFMLESVTGGEVRGRYSIIGMKPDLVWRCRGELSELNRSARYDAEDFTAQDGNPMDNLRALIGESRIDLPEDLPQAAAGLFGYLGYDTVRLVEHLPNVNPDPLGLPDALMLRPSVVAVLDGVKGEVTVVSPAWVSDGQTAKAAYAQAAERVMDAVRDLERAMPAETRDLGDADDIAAPVSNFTKDGYMAAVEKAKDYIRAGDIFQVVPAQRWSQDFRQPPFALYRSLRRTNPSPFMFYFNFGGFQVVGASPEILVRVFGSEVTIRPIAGTRPRGATPEEDKALEADLLADKKELAEHLMLLDLGRNDTARVTKIGTVRPTEQFIIERYSHVMHIVSNVVGELAEDKDALDAFFAGMPAGTVSGAPKVRAMEIIDELEPEKRGVYGGGVGYFSAGGDMDMCIALRTAVVKDQTLYIQAGGGVVYDSDPEAEYMETVHKSNAIRRAAADAGRFTGNGNG, encoded by the coding sequence ATGGCCCTGACCCCCGATTTCGACAGCTTTGCCCGCGCCTATGAGGCGGGCGAAAACCAGGTTGTCTATACGCGGCTTGCCGCGGATCTGGACACGCCCGTGTCGCTGATGCTGAAACTGACAGGCGCGCAAAAGGATGCGTTCATGTTGGAATCGGTCACTGGCGGCGAAGTGCGTGGCCGCTATTCGATCATCGGAATGAAACCGGATCTGGTCTGGCGCTGTCGCGGAGAGCTCTCCGAGCTGAACCGCTCGGCGCGATATGACGCCGAAGATTTCACGGCGCAGGATGGCAACCCGATGGATAATCTGCGGGCGCTGATCGGCGAGAGCCGCATTGATTTGCCCGAGGATCTGCCCCAGGCGGCGGCCGGTCTGTTTGGCTATCTGGGCTATGACACCGTGCGTCTGGTGGAACATCTGCCCAATGTGAACCCTGACCCGCTGGGCCTGCCCGATGCGCTGATGCTGCGCCCGTCGGTTGTGGCGGTTCTGGATGGGGTCAAAGGCGAGGTCACGGTCGTGTCCCCCGCCTGGGTCAGCGACGGACAGACGGCCAAGGCCGCCTATGCCCAGGCCGCTGAACGGGTGATGGATGCGGTGCGAGATCTGGAACGCGCCATGCCCGCCGAAACCCGCGATCTGGGCGACGCCGATGACATCGCGGCGCCGGTTAGCAATTTCACCAAAGACGGCTATATGGCAGCGGTCGAAAAGGCCAAGGATTACATCCGCGCCGGTGATATCTTTCAGGTGGTCCCGGCCCAACGCTGGTCGCAGGATTTTCGTCAGCCCCCCTTTGCGCTGTATCGTTCGCTGCGGCGCACCAACCCGTCGCCGTTCATGTTCTACTTCAACTTTGGCGGTTTTCAGGTGGTGGGTGCCAGCCCCGAAATCCTGGTTCGCGTCTTTGGTAGCGAAGTCACCATTCGCCCGATCGCCGGCACCCGTCCCCGCGGTGCAACCCCCGAAGAGGACAAGGCGTTGGAGGCCGATCTGCTGGCCGACAAAAAGGAACTGGCAGAACATTTGATGCTGCTGGATCTGGGCCGCAATGACACCGCCCGTGTGACTAAAATCGGCACCGTACGCCCGACCGAACAATTCATCATCGAACGCTACAGCCATGTGATGCACATCGTGTCCAATGTCGTCGGCGAACTGGCCGAAGACAAAGACGCCCTGGATGCGTTCTTTGCCGGGATGCCTGCGGGGACCGTTTCTGGCGCGCCCAAAGTGCGGGCCATGGAAATCATCGACGAACTGGAACCGGAAAAACGCGGCGTCTATGGCGGTGGGGTCGGTTATTTCAGCGCCGGGGGTGACATGGACATGTGCATCGCGCTGCGCACGGCCGTGGTCAAGGATCAGACCCTATATATTCAGGCCGGTGGTGGCGTTGTCTATGACAGCGACCCCGAAGCCGAATATATGGAAACCGTGCATAAATCCAACGCCATCCGCCGCGCCGCCGCGGACGCAGGTCGGTTTACCGGCAACGGCAATGGCTAG
- a CDS encoding SurA N-terminal domain-containing protein, giving the protein MALGMKSISKTMVWILMGMLIVGLAGFGAVNFSGSVTSVALVGDQEIDVQSYARELQREQNAVQAQTGQAMPMSQMRELGLDRVVLSRLITLAALDHEVAELGLSIGDENVQREILEIDAFQDIQGNFDREAYRYQLDQIGLSEVEFETDLRSEAARTLVQGAILTGVQMPHTLIDTLTDYIGARRSFTWTRVTPEDVVLTQVMPSDADLRAFYESNPDQFTLPETKQITYARLTPDMLVDQVELDETALRELYDQRADLYQTPERRLVERLVFADDAAASNAMAQIEVNGTNFDLLVEQRGLTLSDVDLGDVTLGDLGAAGEAIFAAQVGDVVGPLPSDLGAALFRVNGRFDARTTTFEQAEPELREELASERARRLVESQAENIDDLLAGGATLEELGDETDLALGKIDWTADSNDGIAAYSAFRSIAEAVQPTDFPTVEFLEDGGLFALRLDSVLPPRPEPFEDAKAKVLAAVQADRLTQALTAEADRILADLVTSGDFLATGLPVKVENGLTRTAFIDNAPADLMTQVFDMEPGDLRIVQDREQVLIVQLDEALPPEQTDDLTQLTQALQIQVNQALGQALFTAYATDAQMRASPRVDQQALNAVAASFQ; this is encoded by the coding sequence ATGGCCTTAGGCATGAAAAGTATCTCGAAAACCATGGTCTGGATCCTGATGGGGATGCTGATTGTCGGCCTGGCCGGATTTGGTGCCGTTAATTTCTCGGGCTCGGTCACATCGGTTGCCCTGGTCGGCGATCAGGAGATCGACGTTCAATCCTATGCCCGTGAATTGCAACGCGAACAGAACGCTGTTCAGGCCCAGACCGGTCAGGCCATGCCCATGTCCCAGATGCGGGAATTGGGTCTGGACCGGGTTGTTCTGAGCCGCCTGATCACCCTGGCCGCGCTGGATCACGAAGTGGCCGAACTGGGCCTGTCGATCGGTGACGAAAACGTGCAGCGCGAAATCCTTGAAATCGACGCTTTTCAGGACATCCAGGGCAACTTTGACCGCGAAGCCTATCGCTATCAGTTGGATCAGATCGGACTGAGCGAAGTGGAATTCGAAACGGATCTGCGCTCCGAAGCGGCCCGGACCCTGGTTCAGGGCGCTATCTTGACCGGCGTGCAGATGCCCCACACGCTGATCGACACCCTGACCGATTACATTGGCGCGCGGCGCAGCTTTACCTGGACCCGTGTCACACCCGAAGATGTGGTACTGACACAGGTCATGCCGAGCGACGCGGACCTGCGGGCCTTTTATGAGAGCAACCCCGATCAGTTCACCCTGCCGGAAACCAAACAGATCACCTATGCCCGCCTGACCCCCGATATGCTGGTGGATCAGGTCGAACTGGACGAAACCGCCCTGCGTGAGCTTTATGACCAACGCGCCGACCTGTATCAGACCCCGGAACGGCGATTGGTGGAACGTCTGGTGTTTGCCGACGATGCCGCAGCATCGAATGCAATGGCCCAGATCGAAGTAAACGGCACCAATTTCGACCTATTGGTCGAACAACGCGGCCTGACCCTGTCGGACGTGGATCTGGGAGATGTGACCCTGGGCGATCTGGGTGCCGCTGGCGAGGCGATTTTTGCCGCCCAAGTGGGGGATGTTGTTGGTCCCCTGCCCAGCGATCTGGGCGCAGCCCTGTTCCGGGTCAATGGACGCTTTGATGCCCGCACCACCACATTCGAACAGGCCGAACCTGAGCTACGCGAAGAGCTGGCCAGCGAACGCGCCCGCCGTCTGGTGGAATCACAGGCCGAAAACATCGACGACCTGTTGGCCGGTGGTGCCACCCTCGAAGAGCTGGGCGATGAAACCGATCTCGCCCTGGGCAAGATCGACTGGACCGCCGACAGCAATGACGGCATCGCCGCCTATAGCGCCTTCCGTTCAATCGCCGAAGCAGTTCAGCCCACGGATTTCCCCACGGTCGAGTTTCTCGAAGACGGCGGATTGTTTGCCCTGCGGCTCGACAGCGTGCTGCCGCCCCGTCCAGAACCCTTTGAAGACGCCAAGGCCAAGGTGCTGGCCGCAGTTCAGGCTGATCGCCTGACCCAGGCGTTGACCGCCGAAGCCGACCGTATTCTGGCCGACCTGGTCACCTCGGGTGATTTCCTGGCCACCGGCCTGCCGGTCAAAGTGGAAAATGGTCTGACCCGAACCGCCTTTATTGACAATGCCCCGGCAGATCTGATGACCCAGGTGTTCGACATGGAACCCGGTGATCTGCGGATAGTTCAGGACAGAGAACAGGTTCTGATCGTTCAATTGGACGAGGCTCTGCCACCGGAACAGACCGACGATCTGACCCAGCTGACCCAGGCCTTGCAAATCCAGGTCAATCAGGCGCTGGGACAGGCGCTGTTCACAGCTTATGCCACGGATGCCCAGATGCGGGCCAGCCCCCGGGTGGACCAGCAGGCATTGAACGCCGTCGCGGCCAGCTTCCAGTAA
- a CDS encoding aminotransferase has translation MTIPRTHSTFVSPIVESRRWVQNADFPADRPLINVSQAAPIDPPPLPLRQAIARAAIDTDDSHLYGPVLGRPALRAALAGQMSDHYDAHIHSDQIAITSGCNQAFAATIAALCSDGDEILIPTPWYFNHKMWLDMSGVAAIALSTGPDMVPDPAHAAALITKRTRAIALVSPNNPCGVEYPAPMIRAFYELAKSNGIKLILDETYRDFDSRDGAPHDLFTSPEWDNTLIHLYSFSKAYRLTGHRVGAIATAPGLLYEMEKFLDTVTICPNQLGQIAATWGIENLSDWVAGERVEILDRRSAIADHFPVLEAQGWKLLGLGAYFAYVEHPFDMSSLDMAQRLVNEASVLMLPGTMFMPDDDPGGKRQFRIAFANIDRDGIAQLFDRLANLSF, from the coding sequence ATGACGATCCCTCGAACCCACTCGACTTTTGTGTCTCCAATCGTGGAATCCCGCCGCTGGGTGCAGAACGCGGATTTCCCGGCGGATCGCCCGTTGATCAACGTGTCCCAGGCCGCGCCCATCGACCCGCCGCCCTTGCCGCTGCGCCAGGCCATCGCCCGTGCGGCAATCGACACGGACGACAGCCATCTTTATGGCCCGGTTCTGGGGCGGCCAGCATTGCGGGCGGCGCTGGCCGGGCAGATGTCCGACCATTATGACGCGCATATCCACTCAGATCAGATCGCCATCACGTCGGGCTGCAATCAGGCCTTTGCCGCGACCATTGCCGCCCTATGTAGCGATGGGGATGAGATCCTCATCCCAACCCCTTGGTATTTCAATCATAAAATGTGGCTGGACATGTCCGGGGTGGCGGCAATCGCGCTGTCGACAGGACCAGACATGGTGCCCGACCCTGCGCATGCCGCTGCGCTGATTACAAAGCGCACCCGCGCCATCGCGTTGGTCAGCCCCAACAATCCCTGTGGTGTCGAATATCCCGCCCCAATGATCCGCGCTTTTTACGAATTGGCTAAATCCAACGGTATCAAACTGATTCTGGATGAAACCTATCGCGATTTCGACAGCCGCGATGGCGCGCCCCATGATCTGTTTACGAGCCCCGAGTGGGACAATACGCTGATCCATCTCTATTCCTTTTCCAAGGCATACCGCCTGACCGGACATCGGGTCGGTGCCATCGCGACGGCACCGGGCCTGCTGTACGAGATGGAGAAATTTCTCGACACGGTCACGATCTGCCCCAACCAGCTGGGTCAGATTGCGGCCACCTGGGGAATCGAAAATCTGTCGGACTGGGTCGCCGGCGAACGTGTTGAAATTCTGGACCGCCGGAGCGCCATCGCCGATCACTTCCCCGTGCTTGAGGCTCAGGGATGGAAGCTGCTGGGGCTGGGGGCTTATTTCGCCTATGTTGAACACCCATTCGACATGTCTTCGCTGGACATGGCACAACGGTTGGTGAACGAGGCCTCTGTTCTGATGCTGCCGGGAACCATGTTCATGCCCGACGACGACCCCGGCGGAAAACGTCAATTCCGCATCGCGTTTGCCAATATTGATCGCGACGGTATCGCCCAGCTGTTTGACCGGCTCGCCAACCTCAGCTTCTGA
- the gpt gene encoding xanthine phosphoribosyltransferase — protein sequence MTDRLPHEKGFHISWDQIHRDSRALAWRLDGQGPDDGAWRAVVAITRGGMAPAMIVSRELDIRTVDTVSVKSYHHQAQGEAEVLKAPDAALMGDGTGVLIIDDLVDSGKTLELVRALYPNAHFATVYAKPKGRPMVDTFITEVSQDTWIFFPWDMALQYVEPYRGTD from the coding sequence ATGACCGACCGTCTGCCCCACGAAAAAGGCTTTCACATCAGCTGGGACCAGATCCATCGCGATTCCCGCGCCTTGGCCTGGCGGCTGGATGGCCAGGGGCCGGATGACGGTGCATGGCGCGCAGTGGTTGCGATCACCCGCGGTGGCATGGCACCCGCAATGATCGTCAGCCGCGAGCTGGACATTCGCACTGTCGACACCGTCAGCGTCAAATCCTATCACCACCAGGCCCAGGGCGAAGCCGAAGTGCTGAAGGCCCCCGATGCGGCATTGATGGGCGATGGCACCGGCGTTCTGATCATCGACGATCTGGTCGACAGCGGCAAAACCCTGGAACTGGTGCGCGCGTTGTATCCAAACGCGCATTTCGCCACCGTCTATGCCAAACCAAAAGGCCGCCCGATGGTCGATACATTTATCACCGAGGTCAGCCAGGACACCTGGATCTTTTTCCCGTGGGACATGGCGCTGCAATATGTCGAACCCTATCGCGGCACCGATTGA
- a CDS encoding LysE family transporter, protein MELTHLIAFNLTLLVAIASPGPALLYALRATLTGGASRGLITGFGLAIMAAAWTTLALLGLEGVFALFPWAYVLLKVSGAAYLIWMAIGMWRNARAPMTQNTDLPPARRAFVTGLMVNLANPKAVLFASAVLLVIFPPQLQLWEKAMIVANHLAIELLFYSTFALLLSTPPARAGYLRLKPLIDRIAAALLGTLGLRLLIER, encoded by the coding sequence ATGGAGCTGACCCATCTCATCGCCTTTAACCTGACCCTGCTGGTCGCCATCGCCAGCCCGGGGCCTGCGCTGCTGTATGCATTGCGGGCCACGCTGACTGGTGGGGCCTCGCGGGGGCTGATCACCGGGTTTGGTCTGGCGATCATGGCGGCTGCGTGGACCACATTGGCGTTGCTGGGGCTGGAAGGCGTGTTTGCCCTGTTTCCCTGGGCTTATGTGCTGCTCAAGGTATCTGGCGCGGCCTATCTGATCTGGATGGCCATCGGCATGTGGCGCAACGCACGTGCCCCCATGACCCAGAATACCGACCTGCCCCCTGCCCGGCGTGCCTTTGTCACCGGACTGATGGTAAATCTGGCCAATCCCAAGGCAGTTCTCTTTGCCTCGGCTGTCCTGTTGGTCATTTTCCCACCGCAGTTGCAGCTGTGGGAAAAGGCGATGATCGTCGCCAATCACCTGGCGATCGAATTGTTGTTCTACTCTACATTTGCCCTGCTGCTCTCCACGCCGCCGGCCCGCGCCGGGTATCTGCGGCTGAAACCTCTGATTGATCGCATAGCCGCCGCCCTGCTGGGCACGTTGGGTCTGCGACTGTTGATCGAACGATAA
- the fabI gene encoding enoyl-ACP reductase FabI → MTNQLMAGKRGLIMGLANDKSIAWGIAKACAEAGAELAFSYQGDALKKRVDPLAAQLGSDIVLPCDVGDEASMDALFAALEEKWGKLDFLVHAIGFSDKNELRGRYVDTSRGNFQMTMDISVYSFTAVMQRAEKMMSEGGSALTLTYYGAEQVMPHYNVMGVAKAALEASVKYLAEDLGKDGIRVNAISAGPIKTLAASGIGDFRYIMKWNEYNSPLRRNVTTEDVGKSALYLLSDLGSGVTGENLHVDAGYHVVGMKAVDAPDIEKG, encoded by the coding sequence ATGACAAATCAATTGATGGCCGGGAAACGTGGTCTCATCATGGGCCTGGCCAATGACAAATCCATTGCATGGGGCATTGCCAAAGCCTGTGCAGAAGCCGGGGCCGAACTGGCGTTTTCCTATCAGGGGGACGCGCTCAAGAAACGGGTTGATCCGCTGGCTGCACAATTGGGCAGCGACATTGTGCTCCCCTGTGATGTGGGCGACGAAGCGTCAATGGACGCCTTGTTTGCCGCGCTCGAGGAAAAATGGGGCAAGCTGGACTTTCTGGTGCACGCCATCGGGTTTTCGGACAAGAACGAACTGCGGGGTCGCTATGTCGACACCAGCCGCGGTAATTTCCAGATGACCATGGATATTTCGGTCTACTCCTTTACCGCCGTGATGCAGCGCGCGGAAAAGATGATGTCCGAAGGCGGCAGTGCCTTGACCCTGACCTATTACGGTGCCGAGCAGGTAATGCCGCATTACAATGTCATGGGTGTGGCCAAGGCTGCGCTGGAAGCATCGGTAAAATATCTGGCCGAAGATCTGGGCAAGGACGGCATCCGCGTCAACGCCATTTCGGCCGGCCCGATCAAGACATTGGCCGCCAGCGGCATCGGCGATTTCCGCTACATCATGAAGTGGAACGAATACAATTCGCCCCTGCGCCGCAATGTCACCACCGAAGACGTCGGTAAATCGGCTTTGTATCTGCTGAGCGATCTTGGATCCGGTGTCACCGGTGAAAACCTGCATGTCGATGCCGGTTACCATGTGGTCGGCATGAAGGCCGTAGATGCGCCCGATATCGAAAAGGGCTGA
- the pdxH gene encoding pyridoxamine 5'-phosphate oxidase codes for MSDRAGIFAGDDPFEIARTWLAAAEAEEVNDPNAIALSTVDANGMPNARMVLLKEIEADAFVFYTNYGSAKAREIDATGKAAFVMHWKSLRRQVRVRGTVTREEGPQADSYYKSRSLKSKLGAWASKQSQPLSSRAGLVAEVAKVTAMHGPNPSRPPFWGGFRLHPTEIEFWADGAYRLHDRFVWRRQNLDDAWEIARLSP; via the coding sequence ATGTCAGATCGTGCAGGAATATTTGCAGGCGATGATCCGTTCGAAATTGCCCGAACCTGGTTGGCGGCGGCCGAGGCCGAAGAAGTGAATGACCCCAACGCGATTGCGCTGTCGACGGTCGATGCAAACGGGATGCCGAATGCGCGTATGGTATTGCTCAAAGAGATCGAAGCGGATGCCTTTGTCTTTTATACCAATTATGGCAGCGCAAAAGCGCGCGAGATCGACGCCACGGGCAAGGCCGCGTTTGTCATGCATTGGAAATCGCTGCGCCGTCAGGTTCGGGTGCGCGGTACAGTGACGCGCGAAGAAGGGCCCCAGGCGGATTCCTATTACAAATCCCGGTCGCTCAAGAGCAAATTGGGGGCCTGGGCGTCCAAACAATCCCAGCCGCTGTCCAGCCGCGCGGGGTTGGTCGCAGAAGTTGCAAAAGTGACCGCGATGCATGGTCCCAACCCGTCACGTCCCCCATTTTGGGGGGGATTTAGGTTACACCCGACAGAAATCGAATTCTGGGCGGACGGGGCGTATCGGCTGCATGATCGGTTTGTCTGGCGGCGTCAAAACCTTGATGATGCTTGGGAAATTGCCCGACTGAGCCCCTGA
- a CDS encoding cold shock domain-containing protein, with protein MAEDLSSMYHVKGVVKWFDPAKGYGFVLADEGGPDILLHVNVLRNFGQSSVTDGAEIEIVTHRTDRGVQAVEVVSISAPDREATTGLSDFAEVDESTLRDLPLEPARVKWFDKGKGFGFANVFGSNEDVFLHVEVLRQSGLADLQPGEALAMRVMDGKRGRMAAEVHSWETALNGDDEAE; from the coding sequence GTGGCAGAAGATCTGAGCAGTATGTACCACGTCAAAGGGGTCGTGAAGTGGTTTGATCCAGCCAAGGGCTATGGGTTTGTCCTGGCTGATGAAGGTGGCCCCGACATCTTGTTGCATGTGAATGTGTTACGGAATTTCGGGCAGAGTTCGGTGACGGACGGTGCGGAAATCGAAATCGTGACGCATCGCACCGACCGGGGCGTGCAGGCCGTCGAAGTGGTCAGCATTTCGGCCCCCGACCGTGAAGCGACAACCGGTTTGAGCGATTTTGCCGAAGTGGACGAGAGCACGCTACGGGACTTGCCCTTGGAACCGGCCCGGGTGAAATGGTTCGACAAGGGCAAGGGGTTTGGCTTTGCCAATGTATTCGGCAGCAACGAAGATGTGTTTCTGCATGTCGAAGTGTTGCGCCAATCGGGATTGGCGGACCTGCAACCGGGCGAAGCTCTGGCCATGCGGGTCATGGACGGAAAACGCGGTCGCATGGCGGCCGAGGTGCATTCCTGGGAAACAGCACTGAACGGTGATGATGAGGCTGAGTGA
- a CDS encoding DUF192 domain-containing protein, translated as MMRLSDSLKGAALILAALTLGWAEAARAACSDKTVDLRGDWGQAGFVVELADTAEERSQGLMFRETMARRSGMLFVYDQPQRAVFWMKNTLIPLDMIFTDRAGRVTHVHHDAIPGDLTPIDGGQQVYAVLEINAGLARQYGINVGSELRHKIFSDGPAIWPC; from the coding sequence ATGATGAGGCTGAGTGACAGTTTAAAGGGTGCAGCGCTGATACTGGCCGCTTTGACCCTGGGTTGGGCCGAAGCAGCCCGTGCCGCGTGTTCTGACAAGACGGTCGATCTGAGAGGCGATTGGGGGCAGGCGGGATTCGTTGTCGAACTGGCCGACACTGCCGAGGAACGATCCCAGGGTCTGATGTTTCGCGAAACAATGGCGCGCCGGTCCGGGATGCTGTTCGTATATGACCAGCCCCAGCGTGCCGTGTTCTGGATGAAGAACACGCTGATTCCCCTGGATATGATTTTTACGGATCGTGCGGGACGGGTGACCCATGTCCATCATGACGCGATTCCCGGCGATTTGACGCCGATTGATGGCGGCCAACAGGTTTACGCGGTGCTGGAAATCAATGCCGGCTTGGCCCGTCAGTACGGGATCAATGTCGGGTCTGAACTGCGCCACAAAATATTTTCAGATGGACCGGCGATTTGGCCCTGTTAG